A single region of the Vicia villosa cultivar HV-30 ecotype Madison, WI linkage group LG4, Vvil1.0, whole genome shotgun sequence genome encodes:
- the LOC131594293 gene encoding golgin candidate 1, giving the protein MASWLKAAEDLFEVVDRRAKLVASDIAEEQSDSKSPELASNGQGSQGKRKKSKAKAQKRLSDPSTIVSDTTKEKIGSPAATLDVTTPSEKIDPVAKHDESDSVSTIQPKEQQPTDATSPILETSLTKVLASDADKHDTGDVEVLVNDTAVDVTSTSANNEPVKETASDIHEADPSSSPNGMKGPNHESTSTDQIIKAGDLDSNQYKDQEKTESVADDVAPNNDTILKDSDIKAEPTVNQKSQEDHKTDISPEKVQDQLEEAQGLLKTTKSTGQSKEARLARVCAGLSSRLQEYKSENAQLEELLTAERELSKSYEASIKQLQKDLSESKKEVTRVESNMAEALAAKNAEIEAVLSSVEAVKRQAALSEGNLASLQANMESMMRNRELSETRMMQALREELASVERRAEEERAAHNATKLAAMEREVELEHRAVESSTALARIQRIADERTTKATELEQKVALLEVECSSLNQEMQDMEVRLRREQKKSPEEANQVIQIQAWQEEVERARQGQREADNKLSSLETELQKLRVEMAAMKRDAEHYSRQEHTELEKRYRELTDLLYYKQTQLETMVSEKAAIEFQLEKEIKRLKEAQAETERSRVPRRASSTWEDESDIKALEPLPLHHRHLAGASVQLQKAVKLLDSGAVRATRFLWRYPTARVFLFFYLVFVHLFLMYLMHRLQVQADSMADREVAESMGLTNQSLP; this is encoded by the exons ATGGCGTCGTGGCTCAAAGCCGCTGAAG ATTTATTTGAAGTTGTTGATCGAAGAGCGAAGCTGGTTGCCAGTGACATAGCAGAAGAACAATCTGATTCCAAGTCTCCAG AATTAGCTTCAAATGGGCAAGGATCTCAAGGCAAAAGGAAGAAATCAAAAGCTAAG GCTCAAAAGAGATTGTCCGACCCATCAACTATAGTTAGTGATACTACTAAGGAGAAAATTGGATCTCCAGCAGCAACATTGGATGTAACAACTCCAAGCGAAAAAATTGATCCTGTAGCCAAACATGATGAGAGCGATTCCGTTTCCACAATTCAACCAAAGGAGCAGCAACCTACTGATGCAACATCACCCATATTAGAGACTTCGTTGACAAAAGTGCTAGCTAGTGATGCTGATAAACATGACACAGGTGATGTGGAAGTCTTAGTAAATGATACTGCTGTTGATGTTACTAGTACTTCTGCAAATAATGAGCCTGTCAAAGAGACTGCTTCAGATATTCATGAAGCGGATCCTTCTTCTTCTCCCAATGGAATGAAAGGCCCCAATCACGAATCTACAAGTACTGACCAAATTATCAAGGCTGGAGATTTAGACTCCAACCAATATAAGGATCAAGAAAAAACTGAATCTGTGGCTGATGATGTAGCTCCTAATAATGATACTATCCTTAAAGATTCTGATATAAAAGCTGAACCTACAGTGAATCAAAAGAGTCaagaggatcataaaactgacATATCCCCCGAAAAAGTACAGGATCAGCTTGAAGAG GCCCAAGGATTGCTCAAAACAACGAAATCTACTGGTCAGTCTAAAGAGGCAAGGTTAGCTCGG GTTTGTGCTGGACTATCATCTCGCCTTCAAGAATACAAATCCGAAAATGCACAGTTAGAGGAACTTCTTACTGCAGAG AGAGAGCTAAGCAAATCATATGAGGCTAGCATAAAGCAGCTACAAAAGGATTTGTCTGAAAGTAAAAAGGAAGTTACAAGAGTTGAGTCAAATATGGCTGAGGCCTTGGCAGCCAAAAATGCTGAAATCGAGGCAGTTCTAAGTTCTGTGGAGGCAGTTAAAAGGCAGGCTGCATTGTCAGAAGGAAATCTAGCTTCCCTGCAG GCAAACATGGAGTCTATGATGAGAAATCGGGAACTATCAGAGACGAGGATGATGCAG GCTCTGAGAGAAGAGCTAGCATCTGTTGAGCGAAGAGCAGAAGAGGAGCGTGCTGCACATAATGCTACCAAATTG GCTGCTATGGAAAGAGAAGTGGAATTGGAGCATAGAGCAGTTGAGTCATCTACAGCCCTTGCAAGGATACAG AGAATAGCAGATGAAAGGACAACAAAGGCCACAGAACTTGAGCAGAAGGTGGCACTCCTCGAG GTTGAATGCTCATCTTTGAATCAAGAAATGCAAGACATGGAAGTTCGTTTGCGCCGGGAACAAAAAAAATCACCAGAAGAGGCAAATCAAGTAATTCAG ATACAGGCATGGCAGGAAGAAGTGGAGCGTGCTCGTCAGGGTCAGAGGGAAGCTGACAACAAATTATCTTCTTTGGag ACTGAACTACAAAAACTGAGAGTTGAAATGGCTGCAATGAAGAGGGATGCTGAGCATTATTCACGTCAG GAGCATACGGAGTTAGAGAAACGTTATCGGGAACTGACTGATCTTTTG TACTACAAACAAACACAATTAGAAACCATGGTCAGTGAAAAAGCGGCCATAGAGTTTCAGTTGGAGAAGGAAATTAAGCGTCTTAAGGAAGCACAG GCTGAGACCGAAAGAAGTAGAGTTCCTCGTCGAGCATCATCAACTTGGGAAGATGAGAGTGATATAAAAGCCCTGGA GCCTCTTCCTTTGCATCACCGTCACTTGGCTGGTGCAAGTGTTCAG TTGCAGAAAGCAGTTAAACTGCTAGATTCAGGGGCAGTAAGAGCCACAAGATTCCTCTGGCGTTATCCAACAGCTCgagtttttctatttttctatttg GTGTTTGTACATCTCTTCTTGATGTATCTCATGCATCGGCTTCAG GTTCAAGCAGACAGTATGGCTGATAGAGAAGTTGCAGAATCTATGGGACTTACTAACCAAAGTTTACCATGA